Sequence from the Feifania hominis genome:
AATCTCTGTGTAGACACCCATAGCGCGTATCTCCCGCGCAAGGCGTGCATTCTCCTCGCTGCCGAGGTCCAAAATCAAGATCATATCCTGCTTCATGGTCATTCCTCCAATGCGCTGCGTTTGTATGGTATGTGTCAGCCAAAGCTGAAAACGGTATTATTATATCGAAACCAGCCGTTCAACGCAAGCGCAGCGGCTCCATTTTACCTTACTGGAGCAGACTTTTTTGCCTCTGCTTTTCGCGATGGCAAGACGAGTAAAACCGCCATCAGAAAAATAAGCCCAAACGCAAGCCAATCAGCAACTGAAAACTCCGTTTTCAGCCAGAGTGTTGTCGCGAGAGCCGCGCTGACAGGTTCTGCACAGGCAAAGAGACTTGCGCGAACGCCCCCAATGTCGCTTACGCCTTGCAAATAGAGCGTAAATGCTGCGGCAGTTCCCAGAATAACAATACTTCCCACCCCGAGAAGAATTGTCCAGTCCAGCCGGACGAATTGTTTGTATGCTCCTGTGGCAATACCAAGGACAATACCGCCTATTAGCATTCCATAGCCGGTCACCGCGACACTGCCATAGCGTTCAATGATGCCGCCGGGCAGCAGGGTGTATAGCATCAGCGACACCGCCGCCCCGATTCCCCAGAACAGAGCCTGCGCGGAGAGTGCCAAATTGTCCAGGCGGCCATGGGTGGCAAGCAGGAATACGCCGCCGAGAGCCAGCAGCAGCGCGATCCCCTCTCTTCCGGATGGCAGCCGTCTGAGCCGCACACAGGTGACGATCAATATCAGCGCCTGACCGAGATATTGCAACGCTGTCGCTGTGGCAGAGTTGGAGTGAGAAATTGCCGTCATATAGGTGTATTGACAGGTCATCAGACCAAAGACTGCAAACAGGATCATCCTGAGGGCATCGCCTCTCACTTTCCATATCTGTTTTAGACTGTCAGGGCTTTTTGCGGCCGCAAGCAAAAGCAAAATAATGCCTGCCAGTATCATCCTCACCGTCGTCAGCCACTGGCTGCTGAGTTCCCTGTGGGTGAACAGATACTGTCCAACCGTGCCCGACACTCCCCAAAGAATGCCGCCGCTCAGAGCACAGAGCACGCCCCTTGTTGACCGTTTCATACACATTCCTCCAACAGTTTGTTATTTCATTTTATTGTGGTATACTGATATTGTCTATCAGATTTTTCTCATTTTTTATCAATATATTGAGGTATCTATGATCAACAAACCATTTCCCACTACACATAACAGAGAGGAGCTGATCACCCCTCTCTCCCCTGGTCTGCCGCTTACCGCCTACGTCAGCACGTTTGGGAGCGATACCTACGACTGCATTGACTGGCACTGGCACAGTGAACCGCAGTACTGTCATGTGCTCAGCGGGCAAGTCTGCTTTCGCACTGCCGACCAATCCCTCACCGTGTCGCAGGGAGGCGGTGTCATCATTCGCCCCAAATTGGCGCATATGTCCACAGCAACCGGCGAAAAAAGCGCCAGCTACTTCTGCGTCGTACCTCACATGTACTTTCTGTCCAACTTTCCGCAGTATCTTCTGCAATTTGACTTTTCCATGCTGGCGCTACAGACACATGATGAGTCCCAAAACCAAATTCTTCAAGATCTTAAGCGGATTTTCCGCCTGTTTGGCGAGCGCGGATTCGGCTACGAGCTGCGTCTTTACAGCGAACTGTTTCTTCTCTGGCATAATACTCTGACATTGACAACAGACTCTCAAACATCACCGCGTGACTTCGGCTGGCAAAATGAGCGTCTGATCGCCATTTTTTCCTATCTGCATCACCACTATGACCACCCGATTCACTGTCTGATATCGCATCTCAAATCCATTTGAGCCGCAGCGAGTGCTGCCGCTTTTTCAAACACGCAACCGGACAGACTCTTTTTGAATATCTTCTCTCCTATCGCATCAGAAAGAGCATCGAAGCGCTCACCCACACCGATCAAAGCATTGCACAAATTGCCGCCGGTACAGGATTCGGCAGCCAGAGTTATTTCACCGATTGCTTTAAAAGGCAGCTCGGTATAACGCCTCTGCAGTTTCGCCAGGACAATTCCGTATTGCGGCCGTAGACGCTCTCACAAAGCGTCAGAAGTGTACTCAGTCCCGCTTCTTCTATTTGTTCACTTCTCTCCGGCTGAGTTTCTTTA
This genomic interval carries:
- a CDS encoding cupin domain-containing protein produces the protein MINKPFPTTHNREELITPLSPGLPLTAYVSTFGSDTYDCIDWHWHSEPQYCHVLSGQVCFRTADQSLTVSQGGGVIIRPKLAHMSTATGEKSASYFCVVPHMYFLSNFPQYLLQFDFSMLALQTHDESQNQILQDLKRIFRLFGERGFGYELRLYSELFLLWHNTLTLTTDSQTSPRDFGWQNERLIAIFSYLHHHYDHPIHCLISHLKSI
- a CDS encoding helix-turn-helix transcriptional regulator, with translation MSRSECCRFFKHATGQTLFEYLLSYRIRKSIEALTHTDQSIAQIAAGTGFGSQSYFTDCFKRQLGITPLQFRQDNSVLRP
- a CDS encoding DMT family transporter; the protein is MKRSTRGVLCALSGGILWGVSGTVGQYLFTHRELSSQWLTTVRMILAGIILLLLAAAKSPDSLKQIWKVRGDALRMILFAVFGLMTCQYTYMTAISHSNSATATALQYLGQALILIVTCVRLRRLPSGREGIALLLALGGVFLLATHGRLDNLALSAQALFWGIGAAVSLMLYTLLPGGIIERYGSVAVTGYGMLIGGIVLGIATGAYKQFVRLDWTILLGVGSIVILGTAAAFTLYLQGVSDIGGVRASLFACAEPVSAALATTLWLKTEFSVADWLAFGLIFLMAVLLVLPSRKAEAKKSAPVR